One Streptomyces fagopyri DNA window includes the following coding sequences:
- a CDS encoding GntR family transcriptional regulator, giving the protein MDDEQTTEGGGREFWRVLEELRARLGNGVYPLGSSLPAQRALADELGVSRDTVQRALRALQSEGWIESRQGSGSRVVKSPIHLGKPQQEAPRVRAALGTFIARAFAQPVVRLDVFTLTSESLDAHIRLQAERIRLGGVTPERIELRMLLPATSLELPYPRAKHPASEGEAEPEGASEAEAGQLDQLNGRLQDRLHAITRRHAISLRSALRDLKTEGLVPSVQVEVRHVPLTPAFKLYLRPGAEALFGPYEVVERSILMDDETEVDAIDVLGLGSTLTRHVNDEGDPDSSGSVFVESMCAWFDSCWNLLARPA; this is encoded by the coding sequence GTGGACGACGAGCAGACCACCGAGGGGGGCGGCAGGGAGTTCTGGCGTGTCCTGGAGGAGCTGCGCGCCCGGCTGGGCAACGGCGTCTACCCGCTGGGCAGCTCGCTGCCGGCCCAGCGAGCCCTGGCCGACGAGCTGGGAGTCTCACGGGACACCGTGCAGCGGGCCCTGAGGGCACTGCAGAGCGAAGGCTGGATCGAGTCCCGGCAGGGCAGCGGCTCACGCGTAGTGAAGAGCCCCATACACCTCGGCAAGCCTCAGCAGGAGGCGCCCCGGGTGCGCGCGGCGCTGGGTACGTTCATCGCCCGTGCCTTCGCCCAGCCGGTCGTCCGATTGGACGTGTTCACCCTCACGTCCGAATCCCTGGACGCCCACATCCGGCTGCAGGCCGAGCGCATCCGCCTCGGCGGGGTGACACCTGAGCGCATCGAGTTGCGCATGCTGTTGCCCGCTACGTCACTGGAACTTCCGTACCCCCGCGCGAAACACCCTGCGAGTGAGGGAGAGGCGGAGCCCGAGGGGGCGTCCGAGGCGGAGGCCGGGCAACTGGACCAGTTGAACGGACGGCTCCAGGACCGCCTGCACGCCATCACCCGGCGGCACGCGATCTCGTTGCGCTCGGCGCTGCGGGACCTGAAGACGGAGGGACTGGTGCCCTCCGTACAGGTGGAGGTTCGGCACGTGCCGCTCACACCCGCGTTCAAGCTGTATCTGCGCCCGGGTGCCGAGGCCTTGTTCGGCCCGTACGAGGTGGTGGAACGTTCGATCCTCATGGACGACGAGACCGAGGTCGACGCCATCGACGTGCTCGGCCTGGGGTCGACACTCACCCGCCATGTCAACGACGAGGGTGATCCGGACTCCTCCGGTTCGGTGTTCGTGGAGAGCATGTGTGCCTGGTTCGATTCCTGCTGGAATCTTCTCGCGCGACCGGCCTGA